A section of the Bacillota bacterium genome encodes:
- a CDS encoding VanW family protein: MRNLRLAVPRVDGTVIPPGKRFSFWRAIGPTSTRKGYAEGLVLWKGEARAGVGGGLCQLSNHLHWMALHSPLVVAERHHRFTEEKGRLYRENEIYRAVFDRATGRRLGEELVMRNRGLVKYTLQRPR; encoded by the coding sequence GTGAGGAACCTCAGGCTGGCCGTGCCGAGGGTCGACGGGACGGTCATCCCCCCCGGCAAGCGCTTCTCCTTCTGGCGGGCGATCGGACCGACGAGTACCCGCAAGGGGTACGCCGAGGGCCTCGTCCTTTGGAAAGGGGAAGCGCGGGCGGGGGTCGGTGGCGGCCTCTGTCAGCTCAGCAACCACTTACACTGGATGGCCCTGCACTCTCCGCTGGTCGTGGCCGAGCGCCACCACCGCTTCACTGAAGAGAAAGGGCGGCTCTACCGCGAGAACGAGATCTACCGCGCGGTCTTCGACCGGGCCACGGGGCGACGACTGGGTGAGGAACTGGTGATGAGGAACCGGGGGCTGGTCAAGTACACCCTTCAGAGGCCTCGGTAG